The Schistocerca gregaria isolate iqSchGreg1 chromosome 1, iqSchGreg1.2, whole genome shotgun sequence genome includes a window with the following:
- the LOC126282141 gene encoding prostaglandin reductase 1-like: MVNGRKIVITSPFKGEPKITDFKIETEELPALQEGQILCEAEYISVDPYQRAYSQRLKVGATMLGSQVSRIVESRSPDYPVGRHIVGYWGWCDRTVVNPAAKGGEILPPMLVQNYGDLPLSLSLGVLGMPGATAYFGLLDICDPKPGETVVVSGAAGAVGSIVGQIARIKGCKVIGIAGSDVKVKWLKEELGFDHAFNYKTVNVENALKKAAPNGIDVYFDNVGGEQSSAVIANMKHRGRISVCGCISTYNESEVQLAPVIQMYMVGKELKMEGFFVGRWLDSWDQAFKEMAQWIKEGKLKYKETVTDGFQNTPKAFIGMLRGENLGKAVVKV, translated from the exons ATGGTGAATGGTCGGAAAATCGTCATCACGAGCCCCTTCAAGGGAGAGCCTAAAATTACTGATTTCAAAATCGAGACCGAAGAACTCCCGGCGTTGCAGGAGGGCCAAATACTGTGTGAGGCAGAATACATCAGCGTGGACCCGTACCAGAGGGCGTACTCCCAGAGGCTTAAGGTCGGCGCCACCATGTTAGGATCGCAG GTGTCGCGGATAGTGGAAAGCCGGTCACCGGACTATCCAGTAGGACGCCATATCGTCGGTTACTGGGGCTGGTGCGATCGCACGGTGGTGAACCCAGCAGCGAAGGGTGGTGAAATACTGCCACCGATGCTGGTGCAGAACTACGGAGACCTGCCGTTGTCTCTTTCGCTGGGAGTGTTGGGCATGCCTGGAGCTACAGCCTACTTCGGACTGCTCGACATCTGCGACCCTAAGCCTGGAGAGACCGTGGTCGTCAGTGGCGCGGCAGGCGCTGTTGGGTCCATTGTCGGGCAGATAGCTCGCATCAAGGGCTGcaaggtcatcggcatagcagGCTCTGACGTAAAG GTCAAGTGGCTGAAGGAGGAGTTAGGTTTCGACCACGCCTTCAATTACAAGACGGTGAACGTGGAGAACGCGCTGAAGAAGGCTGCCCCAAATGGCATAGACGTCTACTTCGACAACGTGGGAGGGGAACAGAGTAGTGCGGTGATCGCCAACATGAAACACCGTGGACGCATCTCCGTGTGCGGCTGCATCTCCACCTACAACGAGTCGGAGGTGCAACTGGCACCGGTCATACAGATGTACATGGTGGGGAAGGAGCTCAAGATGGAGGGGTTCTTCGTGGGGCGCTGGTTGGACAGCTGGGACCAGGCGTTCAAAGAAATGGCGCAGTGGATCAAAGAGGGCAAACTCAAGTACAAGGAGACCGTCACGGACGGCTTCCAGAACACGCCGAAAGCTTTCATTGGCATGCTCAGGGGAGAAAACTTGGGCAAAGCGGTTGTCAAAGTGTGA